A window from Calliopsis andreniformis isolate RMS-2024a chromosome 5, iyCalAndr_principal, whole genome shotgun sequence encodes these proteins:
- the LOC143178856 gene encoding uncharacterized protein LOC143178856, with protein sequence MRMAYRDRERGDRRGGGARGGGRFGGRDGSSGGGRFGGSSNRDGGSFGNNNFKNRQPGERLRKPRWDLSTLPPFRKDFYQPHPNVTTRSLHVVEAYRSDKEITVKGTNVPGPNIYFEEGGFPDYVLNEIRRQGFGEPTAIQAQGWPIALSGRDMVGIAQTGSGKTLAYILPAIVHINHQPRLNRNDGPIALILAPTRELAQQIQQVASDFGVSSQVRNTCIFGGAPKGPQARDLERGVEICIATPGRLIDFLERGTTNLRRCTYLVLDEADRMLDMGFEPQIRKIVEQIRPDRQTLMWSATWPKEVRNLAEEFLTDYIQINIGSLQLAANHNILQIVDVCEEYEKEGKLMKLLEEISNEPENKTIIFVETKRKVDDITRAINRYGWQAIGIHGDKSQQERDYVLNQFRNSRSAILVATDVAARGLDVEDVKFVINLDYPSNSEDYVHRIGRTGRSQRTGTAYAFFTPGNAHKATDLIQVLEEAKQVVNPKLYELSRNPGIYKRGRYGGRSGGGSGRGSGGRGGGSRGSRGGRDGGDRGGRFDRSSGAGGDRGNKWNGNSSSGMGGGNYNSKAFSQNNYGGASGGGSGTYSQNGGGYGGSGGGGGSGSNYRQQNGY encoded by the exons ATGAGAAT GGCGTATCGTGACCGTGAACGTGGCGACAGAAGAGGAGGTGGAGCCCGTGGAGGTGGCCGTTTTGGTGGTCGAGACGGaagtagtggaggtggtagattTGGTGGAAGTTCAAACAGAGATGGTGGTTCTTTTGGAAATAATAACTTCAAGAATCGACAACCTGGAGAACGTCTTCGTAAGCCAAGATGGGATTTAAGCACATTGCCTCCATTCAGGAAAGACTTTTATCAACCACATCCTAATGTTACGACTCGAAGTCTGCATGTAGTTGAAGCATATCGTTCAGATAAAGAAATTACTGTAAAAGGTACAAACGTACCAGGGCCAAATATATACTTTGAAGAAGGTGGATTTCCTGACTACGTTTTGAACGAGATCCGTAGACAAGGATTTGGAGAACCAACTGCAATTCAAGCCCAAGGTTGGCCTATTGCTTTATCTGGGCGCGATATGGTTGGAATTGCTCAAACAGGGTCTGGAAAAACATTAGCATACATTTTACCAGCAATTGTACACATAAATCATCAACCTCGGTTGAATCGAAATGATGGGCCTATAGCACTTATTTTAGCACCAACAAGAGAACTTGCACAGCAAATTCAGCAAGTCGCATCAGATTTCGGAGTTTCGTCGCAAGTGAGAAATACTTGTATTTTCGGTGGAGCTCCAAAAGGACCTCAAGCTCGTGATCTCGAACGTGGTGTTGAGATTTGTATAGCAACGCCTGGACGTCTTATCGATTTTCTAGAACGTGGTACAACAAATTTACGTAGATGTACATACTTAGTACTTGATGAGGCTGATAGGATGCTCGACATGGGCTTTGAACCACAGATTAGGAAAATTGTTGAACAAATTAGACCTGATCGACAAACTCTTATGTGGTCTGCAACATGGCCAAAAGAGGTTCGCAATCTAGCAGAAGAATTTTTAACAGATTATATACAAATTAATATCGGCTCGCTACAATTGGCAGccaatcataatattcttcaaattGTTGATGTATGTGAAGAATATGAGAAGGAGGGTAAACTTATGAAACTCTTGGAAGAAATTTCGAATGAACCAGAAAACAAGACCATTATTTTCGTCGAAACTAAGAGAAAAGTGGATGATATAACGCGTGCAATTAATAGATATGGATGGCAAGCAATTGGCATCCATGGAGACAAAAGTCAACAAGAAAGAGATTATGTATTAAACC AATTCCGGAATAGCAGATCTGCCATTCTAGTAGCTACAGATGTTGCAGCAAGAGGATTAG ATGTGGAAGATGTTAAGTTTGTGATAAATTTGGACTACCCGTCCAATTCAGAAGACTATGTACACCGTATTGGACGTACAGGACGATCACAGCGTACAGGAACTGCTTACGCCTTTTTTACACCTGGTAATGCACACAAGGCTACTGACTTAATTCAAGTTTTAGAAGAAGCAAAGCAAGTTGTGAATCCGAAACTTTATGAATTATCAAGGAATCCAGGAATTTATAAAA GAGGTCGTTATGGAGGACGCAGTGGAGGTGGAAGTGGACGCGGCTCTGGAGGTCGTGGAGGTGGTTCACGAGGATCTCGTGGTGGACGCGATGGAGGAGACAGAGGTGGCAGATTCGACCGCTCTAGCGGTGCTGGAGGTGACCGAGGAAACAAATGGAATGGAAATAGTAGCA GTGGTATGGGAGGAGGTAATTACAATAGCAAAGCATTTTCTCAAAATAATTATGGCGGAGCTTCTGGTGGAGGCTCTGGCACTTATAGTCAAAACGGCGGTGGATATGGAGGAAGTGGAGGAGGCGGAGGTAGTGGGAGTAATTATAGACAACAAAATGGTTattaa